A genomic segment from Pseudosulfitobacter sp. DSM 107133 encodes:
- the fabF gene encoding beta-ketoacyl-ACP synthase II, which produces MRRVVVTGLGLVTPLADGVEASWSRILDGQSGAGPITGFDTEGLVTTYACEVPLGDGSNDTFNADAYMEPKEQRKVDTFILFGMAAAQQAVEDSGWKPQTDEDFERTGVLMGSGIGGLNSIANTAVMMEEKGPRRVSPFFVPGALINLISGQVSIRYGFKGPNHSVVTACSTGAHAIGDASRLIQHGDADVMVAGGAEAAICKIGIAGFNACKALSTKYADDPKKASRPYDVDRDGFVMGEGAGIVVLEEYEHAKARGAKIYAEVKGYGLSGDAYHITAPSESGEGGERAMRAALRNAGLQPSDIDYINAHGTSTMADTIELGAVERMLGDHASKVTMSSTKSATGHLLGAAGAIEAIFSILAIRDQVCPPTINLDNPAVETAVDLAPNAKREREVNVVLSNSFGFGGTNASVIFAKVDG; this is translated from the coding sequence ATGCGCAGAGTTGTTGTGACGGGTTTGGGTCTGGTGACGCCGCTGGCCGATGGGGTCGAGGCAAGCTGGAGCCGTATTCTGGACGGTCAATCGGGCGCGGGTCCGATCACGGGCTTTGACACCGAGGGTCTGGTCACCACCTATGCATGTGAAGTGCCCTTGGGCGATGGCAGCAACGACACGTTCAACGCCGATGCCTATATGGAGCCGAAGGAGCAGCGCAAGGTTGATACCTTTATCCTGTTCGGTATGGCCGCCGCGCAGCAGGCCGTGGAAGATTCGGGCTGGAAACCGCAAACGGATGAGGATTTCGAGCGCACCGGCGTTTTGATGGGGTCGGGCATTGGCGGTTTGAACAGCATCGCCAACACCGCCGTGATGATGGAAGAAAAGGGCCCGCGTCGCGTCAGCCCGTTCTTTGTGCCGGGTGCTTTGATCAACCTGATCAGCGGACAGGTCAGCATTCGCTATGGGTTCAAGGGGCCGAACCATTCGGTTGTGACCGCCTGTTCGACCGGCGCGCACGCGATCGGCGATGCCAGCCGTCTGATCCAGCACGGTGATGCGGACGTGATGGTGGCAGGCGGGGCCGAGGCGGCGATCTGCAAGATCGGAATTGCGGGCTTTAACGCCTGCAAGGCGCTGTCGACCAAATATGCCGACGATCCCAAGAAGGCGAGCCGCCCCTATGACGTGGACCGCGACGGGTTCGTCATGGGCGAGGGTGCGGGCATTGTCGTGCTGGAGGAATACGAGCACGCCAAGGCGCGCGGCGCGAAGATTTATGCCGAGGTGAAGGGCTATGGTCTGTCGGGCGATGCCTATCACATCACGGCACCCTCCGAGTCCGGCGAAGGCGGCGAGCGCGCGATGCGCGCGGCGCTGCGCAATGCGGGTTTGCAGCCGTCGGACATTGATTACATCAACGCGCATGGCACCAGCACCATGGCCGACACCATCGAGTTGGGCGCGGTCGAGCGGATGCTGGGCGATCATGCCAGCAAGGTTACCATGTCGTCGACCAAATCGGCCACGGGGCACCTGCTGGGGGCTGCCGGCGCGATCGAGGCGATTTTCAGCATTCTGGCGATCCGTGACCAGGTGTGCCCGCCGACAATCAACCTGGACAATCCGGCTGTGGAAACGGCGGTGGATCTGGCGCCCAACGCCAAGCGGGAACGTGAGGTGAATGTGGTGTTGTCGAATTCCTTTGGCTTTGGCGGGACCAATGCCTCGGTGATCTTTGCCAAGGTTGATGGTTGA
- the mltG gene encoding endolytic transglycosylase MltG — MWRHIASNALTFILLALFLLGGVILWGKGQYEAQGPLTNAICVEVPRGSNFDRVSKSLVEQGAVTSGPILRIGANYAEKTEQLKAGSYLVEPGASMEQIVDVVTRGGASTCGTEVVYRIGVNRVSVQVRELDPATSKFVERAEFEQTVDEVPTIYADVKAKPDTRFRIAMAEGVTSWQVTEALRSMDVLDGEVAKVPAEGVLAPDSYEVRPGDDRAAILARMEAAQEILVAAAWEGREADLPVNTPEELLILASIIEKETGVPDERRQVASVFVNRLNQGMRLQTDPTVIYGITKGEGVLGRGLRQSELRKATPWNTYVIEGLPPTPIANPGRASLEAAARPADTDFVFFVADGSGGHAFAKTLEEHNRNVAKWREIEAQQPAPEN; from the coding sequence ATGTGGCGTCATATTGCCTCGAACGCGCTGACGTTCATTTTGCTGGCTTTGTTTCTGCTGGGTGGCGTCATTCTGTGGGGCAAAGGGCAATATGAAGCACAAGGGCCGCTGACGAATGCGATTTGTGTGGAAGTGCCACGCGGGTCGAATTTTGACCGTGTCAGCAAGTCTTTGGTCGAACAAGGCGCTGTGACCAGCGGTCCGATTCTGCGGATCGGGGCGAACTACGCCGAGAAGACCGAACAGCTGAAGGCCGGGAGCTATCTGGTTGAGCCGGGTGCCTCGATGGAACAGATCGTTGACGTGGTGACCCGCGGCGGGGCCAGCACCTGTGGCACCGAAGTGGTGTACCGTATTGGCGTGAACCGTGTGTCGGTTCAGGTGCGCGAACTGGACCCTGCGACCAGCAAATTCGTTGAGCGGGCCGAGTTTGAACAGACCGTTGACGAGGTTCCGACGATTTACGCCGATGTGAAGGCCAAGCCGGACACGCGGTTTCGCATTGCGATGGCCGAAGGTGTGACCAGTTGGCAGGTGACCGAGGCCCTGCGCAGCATGGATGTGCTGGACGGTGAGGTGGCAAAGGTGCCAGCCGAGGGCGTTTTGGCGCCTGACAGCTATGAGGTGCGTCCGGGCGACGACCGTGCGGCCATTCTGGCGCGCATGGAGGCCGCACAGGAGATTCTGGTGGCCGCAGCATGGGAAGGCCGTGAAGCAGACCTGCCGGTGAACACGCCTGAAGAATTGCTGATTTTGGCGTCGATCATCGAGAAAGAGACCGGCGTGCCCGACGAGCGCCGTCAGGTGGCCAGCGTGTTCGTCAACCGTCTGAACCAGGGCATGCGTTTGCAGACCGACCCCACGGTGATCTATGGCATCACCAAGGGCGAAGGCGTGCTGGGCCGTGGTTTGCGCCAGTCGGAACTGCGCAAGGCGACGCCTTGGAACACCTATGTGATCGAAGGCCTGCCACCGACGCCCATCGCAAACCCCGGACGCGCCAGTCTGGAAGCGGCAGCGCGGCCTGCGGACACTGATTTTGTGTTCTTTGTGGCCGATGGCAGCGGTGGACATGCCTTTGCCAAGACCTTGGAAGAGCACAACCGCAACGTAGCGAAATGGCGTGAAATCGAGGCGCAACAGCCCGCGCCGGAGAATTGA
- a CDS encoding terminase family protein, with translation MPHQLSPEGDWRAWVILGGRGAGKTRAGAEWVRSKVEGARPFDPGACTRVALVGETQDQVREVMIFGDSGIMACSPPDRRPKWVSTRKRLEWPNGAVATVHSAHDYEGLRGPQFDAAWVDELAKWKKSEEAWDQLQFALRLGDQPQVCVTTTPRNVGVLKALLAAPSTVTSHAPTEANRANLAQSFLQEVRARYAGTRLGRQELDGVLLVDAEGALWTSAGLSDVRVASVPELDRVVVALDPATTSGKGADECGIVVVGAQTQGPPETWRAYVLADRTVTGASPAEWARAAIAARDEFNADRLVAEVNQGGQMVGEVIRQVDPLVPYKAVHASRGKVARAEPVAALYEQGRVHHAGPLDALEDQMVKMTARGFVGTGSPDRVDALVWALHELMIVPAANWRRPGVRSL, from the coding sequence ATGCCGCATCAGTTGTCGCCAGAGGGGGACTGGCGGGCCTGGGTGATTTTGGGCGGGCGTGGTGCGGGCAAGACGCGCGCCGGGGCCGAATGGGTGCGCAGTAAAGTCGAGGGGGCGCGGCCTTTTGATCCCGGCGCGTGCACGCGCGTGGCCTTGGTGGGTGAGACGCAGGATCAGGTGCGCGAGGTGATGATCTTTGGCGACAGCGGGATCATGGCCTGTTCACCGCCCGACCGGCGGCCCAAGTGGGTTTCGACGCGCAAGCGGTTGGAATGGCCCAATGGCGCGGTGGCGACGGTGCATTCGGCGCATGACTACGAAGGGTTGCGCGGGCCACAGTTTGATGCGGCATGGGTCGATGAGCTGGCCAAGTGGAAAAAGTCGGAAGAGGCATGGGACCAGTTGCAGTTTGCGCTGCGGTTGGGGGATCAGCCGCAGGTTTGCGTGACGACGACGCCGCGCAATGTGGGGGTGCTGAAAGCTTTGCTGGCAGCGCCGTCGACGGTGACCAGCCATGCGCCGACGGAAGCGAACCGGGCCAATCTGGCGCAGAGCTTTCTGCAAGAGGTGCGGGCGCGGTACGCGGGGACGCGGCTGGGGCGGCAGGAGCTGGATGGTGTGCTGCTGGTGGATGCGGAGGGCGCGCTGTGGACCTCGGCGGGGCTGAGTGACGTGCGGGTGGCATCGGTGCCGGAACTGGACCGCGTGGTGGTGGCGCTGGACCCGGCAACGACCAGTGGCAAGGGCGCGGACGAATGCGGGATCGTGGTGGTCGGCGCGCAGACGCAAGGGCCGCCCGAGACCTGGCGGGCCTATGTTCTGGCGGATCGGACAGTGACCGGGGCCAGCCCCGCGGAATGGGCGCGGGCGGCGATTGCGGCGCGCGATGAATTCAACGCCGACCGGCTGGTGGCCGAGGTGAACCAGGGCGGGCAGATGGTGGGCGAGGTGATCCGGCAGGTGGACCCGCTGGTGCCCTACAAGGCGGTACATGCCAGCCGGGGCAAGGTGGCCCGCGCCGAGCCGGTGGCGGCGCTGTATGAGCAGGGGCGGGTGCATCACGCGGGGCCGCTGGATGCGCTGGAGGACCAGATGGTGAAGATGACGGCGCGCGGGTTCGTGGGAACAGGATCGCCGGACCGTGTGGACGCGTTGGTGTGGGCGCTGCACGAGCTGATGATCGTGCCGGCTGCGAACTGGCGGCGACCCGGCGTACGGTCGCTTTGA